In one window of Limnohabitans sp. MORI2 DNA:
- a CDS encoding DUF2189 domain-containing protein yields the protein MQPQDTPQPRERIEIHPIGLLAPLQWLWHGLCDLRAQPWIALFYGACFWAMALVVSAVFKSSPEYTLSAISGSLLLGPFLAMGLYDVSMHLERGERPSFRSSLTCWKSHMGSMSMLVLVVLLLELLWGRASLVVFAVFFNTGGLPSTATALDAVLNPQNWEFVAAYVCVGGFFAGLVFATMMVSIPMILDRDTDAITAGITSLRVFFDRTAVAMWWGALITLLVGLAMWPSAAGLLVVGPWLGFASWHAYRGSVMVIEAEQA from the coding sequence ATGCAGCCACAAGATACCCCGCAACCTCGTGAACGCATCGAGATTCATCCCATAGGTTTGCTCGCCCCCTTGCAATGGCTGTGGCATGGTTTGTGTGACTTGCGCGCCCAACCTTGGATTGCCTTGTTTTACGGTGCATGTTTTTGGGCGATGGCCTTGGTAGTGTCAGCCGTTTTTAAAAGCAGTCCCGAGTACACCTTGTCGGCCATTTCGGGCAGTTTGTTGCTCGGCCCATTTTTAGCGATGGGTTTGTATGACGTGAGCATGCATCTTGAGCGTGGTGAGCGCCCCAGTTTTCGCAGCTCGCTCACATGTTGGAAATCGCACATGGGCAGCATGAGCATGTTGGTGTTGGTTGTGTTGCTGCTTGAGCTGTTGTGGGGCCGTGCGTCGTTGGTCGTGTTTGCGGTGTTCTTCAACACCGGCGGATTGCCCAGTACGGCCACTGCGCTGGACGCTGTTCTCAATCCTCAAAACTGGGAGTTCGTGGCTGCTTATGTGTGCGTGGGTGGCTTCTTCGCAGGCTTGGTGTTTGCCACCATGATGGTGTCAATCCCCATGATTTTGGACCGTGACACCGATGCCATTACAGCAGGCATTACCAGCCTGCGGGTGTTCTTTGATCGCACCGCTGTAGCTATGTGGTGGGGTGCGCTCATCACGCTGCTGGTGGGTTTGGCCATGTGGCCTTCGGCTGCAGGCTTGCTGGTGGTTGGTCCTTGGCTGGGCTTTGCCAGTTGGCATGCCTATCGGGGCTCGGTGATGGTCATTGAAGCCGAACAGGCTTGA
- a CDS encoding PLP-dependent transferase yields MTRSTDLIHHAYQPPAEFEAPQVGVFKASTVIFPNVAAMRTREWMDKSAYTYGLHGTPTTFTLEERLATLEGGKHCILTPSGLAAIAHVDFALLKTGDEVLIPDNAYAPNKSLAEGELARFGVTHQVYDPLDVKDLAARITPRTRLVWLEAAGSVTMEFPDLVALVQLCKARDVMCALDNTWGAGLAFNAFDLTPGQGELGVDLTIHALTKYPSGGGDVLMGSIVTRSDELARVLKLSHMRLGTGVGANDAEMVLRSLASMPLRYKAQDTAARSLATWCASQAAFSQVLHPALSASPGHNHWQQLCVTPQNPQGLAAGIFSVVMDARFPAHQVDAFCDSLQLFKIGYSWGGPMSLVMPYNMASSRQRSTEHLQRGRVVRFCIGLEDVSDLQRDILQALNKAGLPS; encoded by the coding sequence ATGACCCGCAGCACCGACCTCATTCACCACGCCTACCAACCCCCCGCCGAATTTGAAGCGCCGCAAGTCGGTGTGTTCAAAGCCTCGACAGTGATCTTTCCCAATGTGGCCGCCATGCGCACGCGTGAGTGGATGGACAAGTCGGCTTACACCTACGGCTTGCATGGCACGCCCACGACTTTCACGCTCGAAGAACGCTTGGCCACGTTAGAGGGCGGCAAGCATTGCATCCTCACGCCCAGTGGTTTAGCGGCGATCGCGCATGTGGATTTTGCGTTGCTCAAAACGGGTGACGAGGTGCTGATTCCAGACAACGCTTATGCACCCAACAAGTCCTTGGCCGAGGGGGAGTTGGCACGGTTTGGCGTCACGCACCAGGTGTACGACCCACTGGATGTGAAGGATTTGGCCGCACGCATCACACCGCGCACACGCTTGGTGTGGCTCGAAGCAGCGGGTTCGGTGACGATGGAGTTTCCAGATTTGGTGGCCTTGGTGCAGCTGTGCAAAGCACGTGACGTGATGTGCGCGCTCGACAACACCTGGGGGGCAGGCCTCGCGTTCAACGCGTTTGACCTCACACCAGGGCAGGGCGAGCTAGGTGTGGACTTGACCATCCACGCACTCACCAAATACCCCAGTGGCGGTGGTGATGTGTTGATGGGCAGCATCGTCACGCGCAGCGATGAGTTGGCGCGTGTGTTGAAGCTCAGCCACATGCGTTTGGGCACTGGCGTGGGGGCTAACGATGCTGAGATGGTGTTGCGCTCTTTGGCGTCTATGCCCTTGCGTTACAAGGCGCAAGACACTGCTGCACGCAGCTTGGCCACATGGTGCGCATCGCAAGCAGCGTTTAGCCAAGTGCTACATCCGGCGCTCAGTGCTTCACCTGGGCACAACCATTGGCAGCAGCTGTGTGTGACGCCGCAAAACCCACAAGGCCTAGCTGCTGGCATTTTCAGTGTGGTGATGGATGCGCGTTTCCCCGCTCACCAAGTGGATGCGTTTTGCGATAGCCTGCAACTGTTCAAGATCGGTTACAGCTGGGGTGGCCCCATGAGTTTGGTGATGCCTTACAACATGGCCTCAAGCCGACAACGATCGACGGAACATTTGCAGCGTGGACGGGTTGTGCGTTTTTGCATTGGCTTAGAAGACGTGAGCGATTTACAACGAGACATCTTGCAGGCTTTGAACAAGGCGGGCTTGCCAAGCTAA
- a CDS encoding phosphoribosyltransferase yields the protein MLTEDGKHLYVSYDEYHNLIEKLAIKIHQSGWEFDTILCLARGGMRPGDILSRIFDKPLAIMSTSSYRADAGTVQGHLDIARFITTPKGEIAGKVLLVDDLADTGHTLKAVVDQLKNNYKPITELRTAVIWTKGVSSFKPDYSVDYLPTNPWIHQPFEPYDSMRPAALMEKWKV from the coding sequence ATGTTGACTGAAGACGGCAAACACCTGTACGTGTCTTACGACGAGTACCACAACCTGATTGAAAAACTCGCCATCAAGATTCATCAATCAGGCTGGGAATTTGACACCATTCTGTGCTTGGCCCGTGGCGGCATGCGCCCAGGCGACATCTTGTCTCGCATCTTTGACAAGCCTTTGGCCATCATGTCCACCAGCTCGTACCGCGCCGATGCCGGTACCGTGCAAGGTCACTTAGACATCGCCCGTTTCATCACGACACCCAAAGGTGAAATTGCTGGCAAGGTGTTGTTGGTCGATGACTTGGCTGACACAGGCCACACTTTGAAGGCTGTGGTGGACCAACTCAAGAACAACTACAAGCCCATCACCGAGTTGCGTACGGCTGTGATTTGGACCAAAGGCGTGTCGTCTTTCAAGCCTGACTACTCCGTGGACTACTTGCCAACCAACCCTTGGATTCACCAACCCTTTGAGCCCTATGACAGCATGCGTCCTGCGGCTTTGATGGAGAAGTGGAAGGTTTAA
- a CDS encoding adenylosuccinate synthase: protein MSTTQGQTVAATKGRNVVVVGTQWGDEGKGKLVDWLTETATGVVRFQGGHNAGHTLVINGVKTALHLIPSGIMRPGVKCYIGNGVVLSAPKLLEEIAGLEKAGVEVRSRLRISEACPLILPYHAAIDVAREAAKEKAGTAKIGTTGRGIGPAYEDKIARRALRVQDLKHPERFATKLRENLELHNHVLVDILHAPAVDFDTVYNEAMAYAKEILPMVADVSRELNEANKAGANLLFEGAQGTLLDVDHGTYPFVTSSNCVAGNAAAGAGVGPGMLHYILGITKAYCTRVGGGPFPTELDWEKEGTPGYHMSIVGAEKGTTTGRSRRCGWFDAALLKRSAQVNGLTGLCITKLDVLDGLTELLLCVGYELDGEKIDILPMGADEIARCKPIYETIPGWTDSTVGVTDYAKLPKAAQHYLNRIAETTGVPIHMVSTSPDRDHTILLTHPYIA from the coding sequence ATGAGCACTACCCAAGGACAAACCGTGGCCGCTACCAAAGGCCGTAACGTCGTCGTCGTCGGCACCCAATGGGGTGACGAAGGCAAAGGTAAATTGGTTGACTGGCTGACCGAAACCGCCACGGGTGTGGTGCGTTTTCAAGGTGGCCACAACGCAGGCCATACCCTGGTCATCAACGGCGTGAAAACCGCCTTGCATTTGATCCCCAGCGGCATCATGCGCCCCGGCGTCAAGTGCTACATCGGCAACGGCGTGGTGTTGTCTGCACCGAAGTTGCTCGAAGAAATTGCAGGTCTTGAAAAAGCGGGGGTGGAAGTGCGTTCACGCTTGCGTATCAGCGAAGCTTGCCCACTCATCCTGCCTTACCACGCTGCCATCGACGTGGCCCGTGAAGCCGCCAAAGAGAAGGCCGGTACTGCCAAGATTGGCACCACAGGCCGCGGCATTGGCCCCGCCTACGAAGACAAAATTGCACGCCGTGCTTTGCGCGTGCAAGATTTGAAGCACCCAGAGCGCTTCGCTACCAAACTGCGCGAGAACCTTGAGCTGCACAACCATGTGTTGGTCGATATCTTGCACGCACCCGCTGTGGACTTCGATACTGTGTACAACGAAGCCATGGCTTATGCCAAAGAAATCTTGCCGATGGTGGCTGACGTGTCACGCGAGTTGAACGAAGCCAACAAGGCCGGCGCTAACCTGTTGTTTGAAGGCGCACAAGGCACCTTGCTCGACGTGGACCACGGCACCTATCCCTTCGTGACCTCTAGCAACTGTGTGGCCGGCAACGCCGCTGCAGGCGCTGGCGTTGGCCCTGGCATGCTGCACTACATCTTGGGCATCACCAAGGCCTACTGCACACGCGTAGGCGGTGGCCCATTCCCTACCGAACTCGATTGGGAAAAAGAAGGCACTCCTGGGTATCACATGTCGATCGTCGGGGCAGAGAAGGGCACGACCACTGGCCGCTCACGCCGCTGCGGTTGGTTCGATGCCGCGTTGCTCAAGCGCAGCGCTCAGGTGAACGGCCTCACAGGTTTGTGCATCACCAAGCTCGACGTGCTCGACGGCTTGACCGAATTGCTCTTGTGCGTGGGCTACGAATTGGACGGCGAAAAAATCGACATCTTGCCCATGGGCGCTGACGAGATTGCTCGTTGTAAACCCATCTACGAAACCATCCCTGGCTGGACTGACAGCACTGTGGGCGTGACCGATTACGCCAAGCTGCCCAAGGCCGCTCAGCACTACTTGAACCGCATTGCCGAAACCACTGGCGTGCCTATCCACATGGTGTCGACCAGCCCAGACCGTGACCACACAATTTTGTTGACCCACCCCTACATCGCTTAA
- a CDS encoding ATP phosphoribosyltransferase regulatory subunit, giving the protein MSAWVLPDHIADVLPSEARHIEELRRLYLDTARGYGYELVMPPLLEYLESLLSGTGRALDLQTFKLVDQLSGRTLGLRADTTPQVARIDAHLLNRAGVTRLCYCGPVLHTRPDRPFATREPLQFGAEIYGHAGIEADLEVLHLALDSLKAVSIQQFTVDLSDARIVPALLAGVSLTSEVRDALHSALAAKDTSGVQALTQNLPANVRTALVALVGMYGDVSVLAQAEKAFAAWPVVLQALAELRQIATDLSGVAVTFDLADLRGYAYYSGVRFAIFVPGASDALVRGGRYDEVGAVFGRKRPAVGFSLDLKELVQVVPERALKAAIRAPWGTAKGLREAIATLRANGETVVCVLPGHESEVDEFNCDRELIEVAGQWAVQAL; this is encoded by the coding sequence ATGTCTGCTTGGGTTCTGCCGGATCACATCGCCGATGTTCTGCCTTCTGAGGCCCGGCACATTGAAGAGCTGCGTCGCCTCTACCTCGACACAGCCAGAGGCTACGGCTACGAGCTGGTCATGCCGCCGCTGCTCGAATACCTCGAATCCTTGCTGTCTGGCACAGGCCGCGCACTCGATTTACAAACCTTCAAACTGGTTGACCAACTCTCAGGTCGTACCTTGGGCTTGCGTGCTGATACCACGCCGCAAGTGGCCCGCATCGACGCCCATTTGCTCAACCGCGCAGGCGTGACGCGCCTGTGCTATTGCGGCCCCGTGCTGCATACCCGCCCAGACCGTCCGTTTGCCACCCGCGAACCGTTGCAGTTTGGTGCTGAAATCTACGGCCATGCGGGCATCGAGGCGGACCTCGAAGTACTGCATTTGGCTTTGGACAGCTTGAAAGCTGTGTCCATCCAACAGTTCACGGTGGACTTGAGCGATGCGCGCATCGTGCCGGCCCTGTTGGCAGGTGTGAGCTTGACCTCAGAGGTCCGCGATGCCTTGCACAGCGCCTTGGCCGCCAAAGACACCTCGGGTGTTCAAGCCCTTACGCAAAACCTACCGGCCAATGTGCGAACCGCCTTGGTGGCTTTGGTCGGCATGTATGGTGACGTATCTGTGTTGGCTCAAGCCGAAAAAGCCTTTGCTGCGTGGCCAGTGGTCCTACAAGCCTTGGCTGAATTGCGACAAATTGCGACTGACTTGAGCGGTGTTGCTGTCACGTTTGACTTGGCCGATTTGCGCGGCTATGCCTACTACAGCGGTGTGCGCTTTGCCATCTTTGTGCCAGGTGCCAGCGATGCCTTGGTGCGCGGTGGCCGCTATGACGAAGTGGGCGCGGTGTTTGGACGTAAGCGTCCTGCAGTAGGCTTTAGCTTGGACCTCAAGGAGCTGGTGCAAGTGGTGCCCGAGCGCGCCCTCAAAGCCGCTATTCGTGCGCCTTGGGGCACCGCCAAAGGTTTGCGCGAAGCCATTGCCACCTTGCGTGCCAATGGCGAAACTGTGGTCTGCGTGTTGCCGGGCCATGAGAGCGAAGTGGATGAATTCAATTGCGATCGTGAACTGATCGAAGTCGCCGGCCAGTGGGCTGTGCAAGCCCTTTAA